In Terriglobia bacterium, the sequence TATGGGCCAGCCCCCCCTGCACCGAGTTCTCCAAGTTCACACAACCAGATAGCTGGCACCCCGACAAGAAGTACCCCGATCTGTCCCTCATGCTCGCATGCAAGCGTATCGTCGACGAGAGCAATCCCATGTATTGGGTCATCGAGAACGTGCGCGGCGCTGTCCCCTTTTTCGAGCCTCACCTTGGCAAACCCGCCCGCATCTTCGGCGCCTTCCACCTGTGGGGCCATCTACCCCCCATCGGCGAGATCCCTTTCTCCCGGCTCATCAACAACGGTCGCCACGATCACTCCCCAGCCAACAGAGCGAAGATACCCCATCCCCTCAGCTATCGCTTCGCCTACACAATCGAAAGGCAGATGACACTATGGCCGATACTCTAGCTCAGCTCACCGACAAGCTCCAAGCGATCCTGCTCGACGACGGCACTCTCTTCTCCGATGCCACCTGCGAGGCTGCGATCCGCCAGGCGCTCAAGACCCTCAACCTGCGCCTTCCCATCCACGCCGCGACCTATCTCGACGTGGTCACCGGCCAGTATGTCTACGAACTGACCGAGGCCGAGGCCGGCGCAGTCCCCTATCAAATCTACGACGTCCTGCTCGCCGACCCTGCCGGGGGCGAGCATGACATGAGCCTCACGTTCGAGCCCTACACCGAGGACGAACG encodes:
- a CDS encoding DNA cytosine methyltransferase produces the protein MSEVGRQAEKNRGIGRNTIKNVGVRLRSSAFRDIRTWHYDGDQPIFVWASPPCTEFSKFTQPDSWHPDKKYPDLSLMLACKRIVDESNPMYWVIENVRGAVPFFEPHLGKPARIFGAFHLWGHLPPIGEIPFSRLINNGRHDHSPANRAKIPHPLSYRFAYTIERQMTLWPIL